The Gracilimonas sp. genome includes a region encoding these proteins:
- a CDS encoding lysophospholipid acyltransferase family protein → MRRKNYLWYQFWRHAIVGNGLKVFYKKMQLTGREDLPKDKPLLFVPNHQNSFMDAFLVTTNLKQVMYFLTRAKAFNPPIMGWFLRSLNMLPVYRVRDGFSSVQKNNAIFDLCYDYLNNQDSVLVFAEANHNLKRRIRPLSKGFTRIAFGAEEKYGWDLDMQIVPVGVNYSSHREGRNHVHIKFGECIPVSKFKEAFVEDENEASMQMKEEVSDAMKKLVFHVEDLEEYSVHKILWDELEPDDTIITNPDISNARIQKTSAHLTPELIEEAKELDKLADTHNISLKHVGLGKQVGAKDILLSPFHFFSFVNNLIPYQPIKYLISKVIKDHAFDASIKYISALFLLPIFYAIVASVLAIAGVNSMYIYAYLALSVLTAPLFTRAKELFTKNSAQQIEESKPTVFQEIKSRLEAFKELRKTILNE, encoded by the coding sequence ATGCGTAGAAAAAATTATTTGTGGTATCAATTTTGGCGGCATGCAATAGTAGGTAACGGACTCAAAGTCTTTTATAAAAAGATGCAGCTTACAGGGCGTGAAGATCTCCCCAAGGATAAGCCTCTCCTTTTTGTTCCTAATCACCAGAACTCTTTTATGGATGCTTTTTTGGTGACAACAAACCTTAAGCAGGTTATGTACTTTTTGACGCGGGCTAAGGCTTTCAATCCACCGATTATGGGTTGGTTTTTAAGGTCGCTGAATATGCTTCCGGTTTATCGTGTTCGGGATGGATTTAGCTCTGTTCAAAAGAATAACGCCATTTTTGATCTGTGTTATGATTATTTGAATAATCAGGACTCCGTTTTGGTGTTTGCTGAAGCTAATCACAACTTGAAACGCCGGATTCGGCCTTTAAGTAAAGGGTTTACCCGAATTGCCTTTGGGGCAGAAGAAAAATATGGCTGGGATTTAGACATGCAGATTGTTCCTGTCGGTGTCAATTATTCAAGTCATCGTGAGGGGAGAAATCATGTTCATATTAAATTTGGAGAGTGTATTCCGGTAAGCAAGTTTAAAGAAGCTTTCGTTGAAGATGAAAATGAAGCCAGCATGCAGATGAAAGAAGAGGTTTCTGATGCAATGAAGAAGCTGGTCTTCCATGTTGAGGATCTTGAGGAATACTCGGTTCATAAAATTTTATGGGATGAGCTCGAACCTGATGATACCATTATCACCAATCCGGATATATCCAATGCCCGCATCCAAAAGACAAGTGCTCATCTTACTCCAGAACTGATTGAAGAAGCAAAAGAATTAGATAAACTTGCTGATACACACAACATTTCCCTCAAACATGTAGGCCTTGGCAAGCAAGTTGGAGCCAAAGACATTCTGCTGTCTCCATTCCACTTCTTTTCGTTTGTTAACAACCTTATTCCTTATCAACCTATCAAATACCTAATCTCAAAAGTTATCAAAGATCACGCTTTTGATGCATCTATTAAATATATCTCTGCCCTGTTTTTGCTCCCTATCTTTTACGCCATCGTGGCTTCTGTTTTAGCGATAGCCGGGGTAAATTCAATGTACATCTATGCATATTTAGCCCTTAGCGTACTTACGGCCCCTCTTTTTACCCGTGCGAAAGAGTTGTTTACCAAAAATTCAGCCCAGCAGATAGAGGAATCCAAACCGACTGTATTTCAGGAAATCAAGTCTCGGCTAGAGGCTTTTAAAGAGTTACGGAAGACTATTTTAAATGAATGA
- a CDS encoding superoxide dismutase family protein — MKLFTFFAAILFAASACTQQTETETTTKNSDTQHSELVATVMQVGDSNVDGSVTFSKAENGVRIKGNFKGLEPGNHGFHIHQYGDCTAEDGTSAGGHFNPTNNNHGAPSDMERHMGDLGNIEANEDRMATVDYVDETVTLNQILGRGIIIHAGEDDLTSQPTGAAGSRVACGVIGVAQK, encoded by the coding sequence ATGAAGCTCTTTACTTTTTTCGCTGCCATTTTATTTGCAGCATCAGCATGTACGCAACAGACTGAAACTGAAACGACCACTAAGAATTCGGATACTCAACATTCTGAATTAGTAGCTACAGTAATGCAAGTGGGTGACAGCAATGTTGACGGTTCTGTTACCTTTAGCAAAGCTGAAAATGGTGTCAGAATCAAAGGAAATTTTAAGGGGCTTGAGCCTGGTAATCATGGTTTCCACATCCACCAATATGGAGACTGCACAGCTGAGGACGGAACCAGTGCGGGCGGGCATTTCAATCCGACAAATAACAATCATGGTGCTCCCAGCGACATGGAACGTCACATGGGTGACTTAGGAAATATCGAAGCCAATGAAGATAGAATGGCTACCGTAGATTATGTAGATGAAACTGTAACCCTCAACCAAATTTTGGGACGGGGAATCATCATTCACGCAGGTGAAGATGATTTAACTTCTCAACCAACCGGAGCAGCAGGAAGCCGTGTGGCTTGCGGTGTAATTGGAGTAGCTCAGAAGTAG
- the ptsP gene encoding phosphoenolpyruvate--protein phosphotransferase — MEATNTTEITLKGRSVGSGVAIGKAVLLNSESKTVTPTSIKKSAVKKHKERFLKAKESLIEELQLMADELNDAGSAEIIDTQKQIIQDGEIEKSVFEIIERKLLSVDFAIYQTYCLFIERLKESGSELFRQRIVDLEDIRDRFISLVCNQQNKKSIKKGSLIVAREISPTDLVSYYEDGAIGLVMEKGGVTSHAAIIAKSLGIPCIVSAEKATKEVLNDKTVVLDAAEGILILNPSRKTISNYRKKAAKAAKKKKKKPDSFETSDGVPVKITANIEFEAEVPKIKEHGAQGIGLLRTESLLFGHRLRKSMEEQEAFYSTILKGTNGAVTIRLFDIGGDKTSGRTVKEGNPFLGWRGIRLLLDEKELLQNQLKAILKTAAKYPGQIRILVPMVSVINEVAEIKKELEEAKHKLNSEGIEFEENVPLGLMVEVPSVALSAHQFAKEVDFLSVGTNDLTQYTLAVDRGNERICNLFQHYHPSVLKLIKMTVKGAEKAGIDVSVCGELAGDEIGAACLIGLGIKELSMVPKSISGIGELLQSKTKADFEKLAKSALELSSSEELESVYEEWKK; from the coding sequence ATGGAAGCCACTAATACCACTGAAATTACTTTAAAAGGGCGTAGTGTCGGATCAGGTGTGGCTATTGGTAAGGCTGTATTACTTAATTCGGAGTCGAAGACAGTAACACCCACCTCTATAAAAAAGTCGGCTGTAAAAAAGCATAAGGAGCGTTTTTTAAAGGCAAAAGAAAGCCTTATTGAAGAGTTGCAGCTTATGGCTGATGAATTAAATGATGCCGGCTCGGCTGAAATAATAGACACTCAAAAGCAAATTATTCAGGATGGTGAGATTGAAAAAAGTGTATTTGAAATTATAGAGAGGAAGTTGCTTAGTGTCGATTTTGCCATTTATCAAACCTACTGCCTTTTCATAGAACGGTTAAAAGAGAGTGGTTCTGAGTTGTTCCGGCAGCGGATTGTTGATCTTGAAGATATTCGTGACCGTTTTATAAGTCTGGTTTGTAATCAGCAAAACAAGAAATCGATAAAGAAAGGTTCGCTTATTGTAGCGCGGGAAATTAGTCCTACCGACCTGGTTTCTTATTATGAAGACGGAGCTATTGGCCTGGTAATGGAGAAAGGAGGGGTAACTTCTCATGCGGCAATTATTGCTAAGTCACTTGGAATTCCTTGTATAGTGAGTGCTGAAAAAGCGACTAAGGAAGTGTTGAATGATAAAACAGTGGTGCTTGATGCAGCTGAAGGAATCCTGATATTAAATCCGTCACGTAAAACAATATCCAATTATCGTAAAAAGGCAGCCAAAGCCGCTAAGAAGAAAAAGAAGAAACCCGATAGTTTTGAGACATCAGATGGTGTTCCTGTCAAAATCACAGCCAACATTGAATTTGAAGCAGAAGTACCTAAGATTAAAGAGCATGGTGCTCAAGGAATTGGCTTGCTGAGAACAGAGAGTCTTTTGTTTGGCCATCGCCTTCGAAAAAGCATGGAAGAGCAGGAGGCTTTTTATAGTACTATTCTGAAGGGGACAAACGGGGCAGTAACTATACGTTTGTTTGATATAGGTGGAGATAAGACCAGTGGAAGAACTGTTAAAGAAGGGAATCCATTTTTGGGGTGGAGAGGTATTCGCTTGCTGCTTGATGAGAAAGAATTACTTCAGAATCAGCTTAAAGCAATTTTAAAAACAGCGGCAAAATATCCCGGCCAGATTCGCATTTTAGTTCCCATGGTTTCAGTGATAAATGAAGTTGCCGAGATCAAAAAAGAGCTAGAAGAAGCAAAGCATAAGCTCAACTCAGAGGGGATAGAATTTGAAGAAAATGTGCCGCTCGGACTAATGGTCGAAGTACCAAGTGTGGCACTTTCAGCTCATCAATTTGCTAAAGAAGTAGACTTTCTAAGTGTGGGTACTAATGACCTGACACAATATACTTTGGCTGTCGATCGGGGTAATGAGCGGATTTGTAATCTTTTTCAGCATTACCACCCATCGGTGCTAAAATTGATTAAGATGACGGTTAAAGGAGCTGAAAAAGCAGGCATTGATGTAAGCGTTTGTGGAGAGTTAGCGGGAGATGAGATTGGGGCGGCTTGTCTTATTGGCCTGGGGATTAAAGAGCTTAGTATGGTGCCCAAATCTATATCCGGCATCGGTGAGCTTCTTCAATCAAAGACAAAAGCGGACTTCGAAAAGCTAGCGAAATCCGCCCTTGAATTATCTTCTTCTGAAGAGCTGGAAAGCGTCTACGAAGAGTGGAAAAAATAA
- a CDS encoding HPr family phosphocarrier protein — translation MIKKKVTIINSAGLHARPSASLVKLASKFKSDFFIHSYGYRVNGKSILGVMTLAAECGAELELEVDGPDEQDAMDAIVDLVENKFGMEDE, via the coding sequence ATGATTAAAAAGAAAGTAACCATAATAAATTCAGCAGGTTTGCATGCGCGTCCTTCGGCGTCGCTGGTGAAACTTGCAAGCAAGTTTAAGTCCGATTTTTTTATTCATAGCTATGGGTATCGGGTTAATGGGAAAAGTATATTAGGGGTTATGACCCTGGCAGCTGAATGTGGTGCTGAACTGGAGTTAGAAGTAGATGGTCCTGATGAGCAGGACGCAATGGATGCTATAGTTGATCTTGTAGAGAATAAATTTGGAATGGAAGACGAATAA
- the gatC gene encoding Asp-tRNA(Asn)/Glu-tRNA(Gln) amidotransferase subunit GatC, translated as MSVTEKDVRYMADLARLQLAEDEVKSFAQDMNKILDYMERLDELDTSDVEPLEHVIDLESRLRKDEAKEPLSHEDALKNAPDADSDYFRVPKVIE; from the coding sequence ATGTCTGTAACTGAAAAAGATGTTCGCTATATGGCCGATTTGGCCCGGCTCCAGCTTGCCGAAGATGAAGTAAAATCCTTTGCCCAGGATATGAATAAAATTCTGGATTACATGGAGAGATTAGATGAGTTAGACACTTCTGATGTTGAACCGCTCGAACATGTGATTGATCTTGAAAGCCGTCTCAGAAAAGACGAAGCCAAAGAACCCCTTTCGCATGAAGATGCTCTTAAAAATGCCCCTGATGCCGACAGTGATTATTTCCGCGTTCCAAAAGTGATTGAATAA
- a CDS encoding YfhO family protein, with protein MSDKNNSAQQDFFTKLPESRQHIIALAILFLIPFFLFTAATIGGKEFQRHDITQWRAGAESAYEYEEQVGEQTLWLPNMFIGMPAYVVSVKTQVPHLDRLAGLFKNIYPAFQYWILFSGMYLLLILMGLKPLSALFGSILYGLTSYFPIIIAAGHTSKFVALAFAPWVISGYWYLTRRDNKIAGLLLFSAALALEFRAGHPQITYYFFYLLGLLWVFDTWKAYQQNEIKKWAFTTGILAIGAIIGFLGNAERLLPLQEYSEFSTRGGSAIENTEGLDSGYAFAWSQGIKETFTVLIPNLFGGASPEYWGQKSFTSGPHYFGILSLPFILIALLRQRSKIMYVFFAAGTLGILFSWGGNFRLLNEFAFDYIPFFDKFRAPETWLAFTAFCYAAVAAFGADWFLDFVKQKSADIKKLYMPFGVAAAIFVFLFVQVNSLEYAKPGEVQNIANQIAQQNQVSPENPQVKQRAVQYVNSTLVPEREDKAKSDLLRSVIFFVVAGGILFVVFRGKLSSEIGMLIIVFLATIDMINVDKRYVPEETFVAGNVDPVKTILSQKRPLDTFIQENISDNTSYPYRVLPLLDNAFNNAIPAYFYPSIGGYSGAKLSITQDVIDQGGPLFKGQFGLNTNLLSLLNVKYLTYRRGLNIPGYIVAFESPQGVVYENTAVLPKAFFVDSVITVQEPVMAYEYLNPGKIDFAKTAVVETSESISIKKDSLSSVNVVEYSAPEIKLEVNRSEPGFLVLSEVYYPAGWIAELNGEEVPIYKTNYLLRGLAVPEGNHTITLRFEPSIYSLGLTLSWISLGIQLLLAGFVGFTFFRNRFTGGTN; from the coding sequence ATGTCAGACAAAAACAATTCCGCCCAACAGGATTTCTTTACCAAACTACCAGAAAGCCGTCAGCACATCATCGCGCTGGCTATACTTTTCCTGATTCCATTTTTTCTGTTTACCGCAGCTACAATAGGAGGAAAAGAGTTTCAGAGACATGATATAACTCAATGGAGAGCCGGGGCTGAATCAGCATATGAATATGAAGAACAAGTTGGAGAACAAACACTCTGGCTTCCTAATATGTTTATTGGAATGCCTGCATATGTGGTTTCCGTTAAAACACAGGTTCCTCACTTAGATAGATTAGCTGGATTGTTTAAAAATATATATCCTGCCTTTCAATACTGGATATTATTTTCGGGAATGTATCTGCTATTAATTTTGATGGGGTTAAAACCACTTTCTGCTTTGTTTGGAAGTATTTTATATGGTCTCACCTCATATTTCCCCATAATTATTGCGGCAGGTCATACCTCCAAGTTTGTTGCTCTTGCATTTGCTCCGTGGGTTATTTCAGGTTACTGGTATTTAACAAGGAGAGATAATAAAATTGCCGGATTATTACTTTTCTCTGCCGCACTTGCTCTTGAATTTAGAGCTGGTCACCCTCAAATAACATACTACTTCTTTTATTTATTAGGGCTTTTATGGGTCTTCGATACCTGGAAAGCATATCAACAAAATGAAATTAAAAAATGGGCTTTCACGACGGGGATTCTTGCTATCGGCGCCATTATAGGATTTTTAGGCAATGCTGAGCGACTCTTGCCTCTGCAAGAATATTCTGAATTTAGCACCCGTGGGGGCTCTGCTATTGAAAATACTGAAGGGCTTGATTCAGGTTATGCCTTTGCATGGTCGCAGGGTATTAAGGAAACATTTACAGTTTTAATACCCAACTTATTTGGAGGAGCCTCACCGGAATATTGGGGCCAAAAATCTTTTACTTCCGGGCCTCATTACTTTGGGATACTTTCACTGCCATTTATTTTGATAGCTCTTCTAAGACAGCGTAGCAAAATCATGTATGTCTTTTTTGCCGCTGGTACCTTGGGAATTTTGTTCTCATGGGGAGGAAACTTCAGGCTATTAAATGAGTTTGCCTTCGACTACATCCCTTTCTTTGACAAATTTAGAGCACCGGAAACCTGGCTGGCTTTTACAGCCTTTTGCTATGCTGCTGTTGCTGCATTCGGAGCTGATTGGTTTTTAGATTTTGTAAAGCAGAAGTCCGCAGATATTAAAAAACTCTATATGCCTTTCGGAGTGGCTGCGGCAATTTTTGTATTCCTGTTTGTACAGGTAAATTCTCTGGAGTATGCCAAGCCGGGAGAAGTACAAAATATTGCCAATCAGATTGCTCAACAAAATCAGGTAAGTCCTGAAAACCCTCAGGTAAAACAGCGAGCTGTTCAGTACGTGAATTCCACACTCGTACCGGAAAGGGAGGATAAAGCTAAAAGTGACCTTCTGAGATCGGTAATCTTTTTTGTGGTAGCCGGGGGAATTCTCTTTGTGGTATTCAGAGGAAAACTATCATCCGAAATAGGCATGTTAATCATTGTCTTTTTGGCAACAATAGACATGATCAATGTTGATAAAAGATACGTGCCGGAAGAAACTTTTGTAGCTGGCAATGTCGATCCTGTAAAAACAATACTTTCACAAAAACGTCCTTTGGATACATTTATTCAGGAGAACATTTCAGATAACACAAGCTATCCTTACCGGGTACTCCCATTGTTAGATAATGCCTTCAACAATGCCATACCTGCTTATTTCTACCCTTCAATAGGAGGTTATTCGGGTGCAAAACTCAGTATCACCCAGGATGTCATTGACCAGGGAGGCCCGTTGTTTAAAGGGCAATTTGGACTTAATACTAACCTGCTTAGCCTCTTAAATGTTAAATACCTTACGTATCGCAGAGGATTAAACATTCCCGGTTATATAGTGGCATTCGAGAGCCCTCAGGGTGTGGTTTATGAGAACACAGCTGTATTGCCTAAAGCCTTTTTTGTTGATTCGGTGATCACAGTACAAGAACCTGTTATGGCATATGAATATTTAAATCCTGGAAAAATCGATTTTGCAAAAACAGCTGTTGTTGAAACATCTGAGTCTATTTCAATTAAAAAGGACTCCTTATCCAGCGTCAATGTGGTAGAATATTCTGCACCTGAAATTAAGCTGGAAGTGAACCGAAGTGAACCAGGCTTTTTAGTATTAAGTGAAGTTTATTACCCCGCCGGATGGATTGCTGAACTGAATGGAGAAGAAGTCCCTATTTATAAAACCAACTATCTTCTTAGAGGATTGGCGGTGCCAGAAGGAAACCACACCATTACTCTAAGGTTTGAACCATCGATTTATAGCCTTGGACTTACTTTGTCATGGATATCACTTGGTATACAGCTACTCTTGGCAGGGTTTGTAGGTTTCACTTTTTTCAGAAACAGGTTTACAGGTGGCACAAACTAA
- a CDS encoding glycosyltransferase family 4 protein encodes MAQTKKVLIITYYWPPSGGSGVQRWVKFAKYLREFGWEPIIYTPSNPERPAIDHSLSKDVPKDLTVIKQPIWEPYIFYKKLVGLKKDEKLGSGLMKTGKESSFFHSLSVWIRGNFFIPDARKFWIRPSVKFLTDHLRDNPVDAIISTGPPHSMHMIAMNVTKQISIPWLADFRDPWTNIDFFEELRLSKYARKKHHKLESKVLKTADDLVVISPTMKKEFQEITNTPVSVVPNGFDKDDFSEESYHPDSVFSLSHVGMMTPTRNPQVLWETLSELSKENHHFRNNFKLRLIGKIDGTIKEDIDRFNIQHLVQFESYVPHNEIIRIQQQSDALLLIINNTPNAPLILTGKLFEYLAAKRPIICLSPVDGDAKEVIDETKAGRFILYSERDRLKSEIMRLFQNWQEGINSYEGIDAEKYSRRSLTKKIATQLNELVS; translated from the coding sequence GTGGCACAAACTAAAAAGGTCCTGATTATAACCTATTACTGGCCTCCCAGTGGAGGATCTGGTGTTCAGCGGTGGGTTAAATTTGCTAAATATCTCAGAGAATTTGGCTGGGAACCGATTATTTACACCCCTTCAAATCCCGAAAGACCTGCTATAGACCACTCTCTTTCTAAGGATGTTCCTAAAGACTTAACCGTTATTAAACAACCAATATGGGAACCTTACATATTCTACAAAAAACTGGTCGGCCTTAAAAAAGACGAAAAGCTTGGCTCAGGTTTGATGAAAACCGGGAAAGAATCATCTTTTTTTCATTCTTTATCTGTCTGGATAAGGGGAAATTTCTTTATTCCCGATGCCCGTAAATTTTGGATTCGCCCTTCCGTAAAGTTCTTAACTGATCACTTAAGAGATAACCCCGTTGACGCAATAATATCTACCGGACCTCCGCACTCGATGCATATGATTGCGATGAATGTTACTAAACAAATTTCCATCCCCTGGCTGGCAGACTTCCGCGACCCCTGGACCAATATTGATTTTTTTGAGGAACTAAGGCTATCTAAGTATGCTCGGAAAAAACATCATAAGCTGGAAAGTAAAGTTCTTAAAACCGCTGATGATTTGGTCGTAATCAGCCCTACCATGAAAAAGGAATTTCAGGAAATTACCAATACACCTGTTTCTGTTGTGCCTAATGGTTTTGATAAGGATGATTTTAGTGAAGAAAGTTATCACCCTGATTCTGTTTTTTCCCTTTCTCACGTTGGAATGATGACACCCACACGTAATCCGCAGGTTCTATGGGAGACACTCAGTGAACTAAGCAAAGAGAACCACCATTTCCGTAATAATTTCAAGCTTCGATTAATCGGTAAGATTGATGGAACCATAAAAGAAGATATTGACCGGTTTAACATTCAGCATTTGGTTCAATTTGAGAGTTATGTACCGCACAATGAAATCATCAGGATACAACAGCAATCTGATGCTCTTCTTCTAATTATAAATAATACACCAAATGCTCCTTTAATTTTAACCGGCAAATTGTTTGAATACCTCGCAGCTAAGCGACCTATCATTTGTCTGAGTCCTGTTGATGGAGACGCAAAGGAAGTAATTGACGAAACAAAAGCCGGTAGGTTTATTCTATATTCTGAGAGAGATCGTCTTAAAAGTGAAATAATGAGATTGTTCCAAAACTGGCAGGAAGGGATAAACTCATACGAGGGAATTGATGCAGAGAAATACTCGAGACGATCGCTGACCAAGAAAATCGCCACTCAACTAAATGAATTAGTTTCATGA
- the wecB gene encoding UDP-N-acetylglucosamine 2-epimerase (non-hydrolyzing), translating to MKSILTIVGARPQFVKAAVVSKALAEVGIEEEIIHTGQHYDHEMSTVFWDELNLPAPSVNLEVGSGSHGKQTGIMLQKIEEFIFGLPQNPDALLVYGDTNSTLAGALVASKLHIPIVHIEAGLRSFNKEMPEEINRILTDHASEFLFCSSEQGVDQLAKEGITHNVFNVGDVMYDALLTFSEIADKKIDLKQVLPFNKEEYYLATIHRPSNTDSDTNLNSVLQAFSKLSKPVVWPVHPRNKKKLKSLAIPKNLHLIEPVSYFKMMVLLKNCSKVITDSGGLQKEAYWMKKPCITVRQETEWVETLKGGWNQLTGANTKAIVKAVQQNPDGDWTSLYGDGKATKKITKVLKEKFI from the coding sequence ATGAAATCGATTTTGACCATTGTTGGAGCCAGACCACAATTTGTAAAAGCCGCAGTTGTGTCGAAAGCACTTGCTGAAGTGGGAATTGAAGAAGAAATCATCCACACCGGACAACATTACGATCATGAAATGAGTACTGTTTTTTGGGATGAATTAAACCTTCCTGCACCATCTGTAAATTTAGAGGTAGGTTCCGGTTCGCATGGAAAGCAAACCGGAATAATGCTCCAGAAAATAGAAGAATTCATTTTTGGTCTACCTCAGAATCCTGATGCTTTATTAGTCTACGGTGATACAAACTCCACTTTGGCCGGAGCCTTGGTGGCTTCAAAGTTGCATATTCCTATTGTTCATATTGAAGCAGGTTTACGGAGTTTTAACAAAGAAATGCCGGAAGAAATAAATCGAATTCTAACCGATCATGCATCAGAATTCCTGTTCTGTTCCTCAGAGCAAGGCGTAGACCAATTAGCTAAAGAAGGCATTACACACAATGTATTTAATGTTGGTGATGTGATGTATGATGCACTGCTCACTTTTTCAGAAATTGCTGATAAAAAAATAGACCTAAAACAGGTTCTTCCCTTTAACAAAGAGGAATATTATCTCGCAACTATTCACCGGCCATCCAATACTGATAGTGATACCAACTTAAATTCTGTTCTGCAGGCTTTTAGTAAACTTTCTAAGCCAGTTGTTTGGCCCGTTCACCCAAGAAATAAAAAGAAATTGAAAAGCTTGGCTATACCCAAAAATCTCCACCTGATCGAACCTGTTTCCTACTTCAAAATGATGGTCTTGCTTAAGAACTGCTCAAAAGTAATTACCGATTCCGGTGGACTTCAGAAGGAAGCCTACTGGATGAAGAAACCTTGCATTACTGTGCGGCAGGAAACTGAATGGGTTGAAACATTAAAGGGAGGATGGAATCAGCTTACAGGTGCAAATACAAAAGCTATCGTGAAGGCTGTTCAACAAAATCCAGATGGAGACTGGACATCTTTATATGGAGATGGTAAAGCCACAAAAAAAATCACTAAAGTCTTAAAGGAAAAATTTATTTAA
- a CDS encoding class I SAM-dependent methyltransferase gives MKLSFTLGPFKAGLFAEKENKKVIIYLPESNMLDTLKKAGKENFNNSEEDKKRLKAYIEKRSTSSFWKDDPGYLFIKKYLPEGEISLIDIGCNVGNLPFYLKAENLWNRISYMGTDLLPVFVELAAEALPEGVFFVSDIQEDVIEESFDVVLTKGTIISTFDPIKSLKNVLSVPSKQTMLIHTAISDEVTSGEKFYNILVTDKDNIYTSSVLSKKAFFEEVKAFGFSVKEMNKRPGKVEVQNKGVYHLYDFVLEKKD, from the coding sequence ATGAAGCTAAGTTTTACTTTAGGTCCATTCAAAGCAGGATTATTTGCTGAGAAAGAGAATAAGAAAGTGATTATATATCTGCCTGAGTCAAATATGTTGGATACTCTTAAAAAAGCCGGTAAAGAAAATTTCAACAATTCTGAAGAAGATAAAAAAAGACTTAAAGCATATATAGAGAAGAGAAGTACAAGCTCTTTCTGGAAGGATGATCCCGGATATCTATTTATTAAAAAGTACCTGCCTGAAGGTGAGATAAGCTTGATTGATATAGGATGTAATGTCGGTAACCTTCCATTTTATTTAAAAGCTGAAAATTTATGGAATAGAATTTCCTATATGGGAACAGACTTACTGCCTGTTTTTGTGGAATTAGCAGCAGAGGCATTGCCTGAGGGTGTTTTTTTCGTCTCAGACATCCAGGAAGATGTTATCGAAGAGTCATTTGACGTGGTTCTAACTAAAGGGACTATAATTTCTACTTTTGACCCAATAAAAAGCTTGAAGAATGTGTTGTCTGTTCCTTCAAAGCAAACAATGCTCATACACACAGCTATTTCTGATGAGGTTACGTCCGGAGAGAAATTCTATAACATCCTTGTTACAGATAAAGACAACATTTATACAAGCTCCGTGCTCTCAAAGAAAGCCTTTTTTGAAGAAGTAAAAGCTTTTGGGTTTTCTGTTAAAGAAATGAACAAAAGGCCCGGAAAAGTGGAAGTTCAGAATAAAGGAGTGTATCACCTTTACGACTTTGTTTTGGAAAAGAAGGATTAA
- a CDS encoding class I SAM-dependent methyltransferase, which yields MHSKSYYEEFYKDRDWSNQYIKVKYQVQSYLNVVNLTSTVQVKKVLDIGCGTGIYTKIFNDLGYDCRGIDFANSAIEKAKTQFPDCDFLQHDATNIQIQDKFDMLFVSGFSPFNTTNFEATQQIINRWSSCLEDEGVIFILGRTDFSGMESSSGWFYHTHDQIKTMFAHPDFSMKTYFAYPLFRYLVLTPLLKKPIMSLVSYISENFIGKIIRKPVRVMTVLVKEL from the coding sequence ATGCATTCCAAATCTTATTACGAGGAATTCTATAAGGATAGAGATTGGAGTAATCAGTACATAAAAGTTAAATATCAGGTTCAATCTTATTTGAATGTTGTTAATCTTACGTCTACAGTACAAGTCAAAAAAGTATTAGACATTGGTTGCGGAACGGGTATTTACACCAAAATTTTCAATGATCTGGGATATGATTGCAGAGGAATCGACTTTGCAAACTCCGCTATTGAAAAAGCAAAAACCCAATTTCCGGATTGTGATTTCCTTCAACATGATGCAACAAATATCCAGATTCAGGATAAATTTGATATGCTTTTTGTAAGTGGTTTCTCTCCCTTTAATACTACCAATTTTGAAGCTACCCAGCAGATAATAAACCGATGGTCGAGTTGTTTAGAAGATGAAGGCGTTATATTTATTCTTGGGAGAACTGATTTTAGCGGGATGGAGTCCTCTTCTGGTTGGTTTTATCATACTCACGATCAGATCAAGACTATGTTTGCTCATCCTGACTTTTCAATGAAAACATATTTTGCATATCCTCTTTTCAGATATTTGGTATTAACCCCATTATTAAAAAAACCCATAATGAGTTTAGTAAGCTATATTTCTGAAAACTTCATCGGTAAAATAATTCGTAAACCGGTAAGAGTAATGACTGTTTTAGTGAAAGAGTTATGA